The region cggCTACAAGAATCGAGAATGTtacgatacatgcaggcgtgcccggcgccgaacgataacgtttaacatttgttagccggcaAAAAGGGGTCTTCCGGAGAAAGATAACAAGCACAcatgtagatagatagatagatagatagatagatagatagatagatagatagatagatagatagatagatagatagatagatagatagatagagaaagCACATGCACAATAATCGCAGCCATTCCGAGCACGGGTACATCTCAGTCCTTTACAGCAGGGAGCCACCCAACAGGATGACTGCATGGACGTTCAATCATCAGAACAAGCTGCCCTACTCCACACTGCAGCCACTCCCTCACACTCGCACATATCTTACCCCTTGGTCCTACACGGACAAAGCTCGGCCGTGACACGGAATCCCGACAACCGACATCCAAACGCCCTCGCCACCACGAAGCCGCCGTACAGGATTTCGAAGCTAAACTTGAAGCTAAACTAGAAAAACGCCTTCAGGAGTTCGAAGCTTCACTCGAATCCCGGATCACAAAGCACGTCCATCAAGCCATGGCTGAGGTCATGGACAacgtagaaaaagaaagaaggctcaCTGCCATAGAAAACACACTAGCCACTATACCCTGGCCACCGTCCTTGAAAAACGCCATTAAACGCATCACCGAACGCCTTGATGCAATGGAATCCAGATGGCAAACGACCTGCTCGTGTATGTGGCAGTGGAACGGCAGCGGACTAGCTCGCAATCGCGGGCTTCTCATACTATACATTGCCACACAGGAGCGGCGCCCAGATGTCTTATTCATACAGGAACCCAACCGTCCATCTCCTCCTATCAGGATACACTGCCTATGGCAGTAATACAACACACATAACTTTCGTGAGGAAAGACCTGGTCGCCATCATGATTCCCGAAACACTCCACAGTACCACTGTCTGCAGCCTACCGACACAACCAGGCATATCAGACACAGTTCACCAATGATATATTATAACGAATGTACGTAGTCCACTGAAGCAAACCACTAAATTCATGGAAGCGGTGACAAGGAGCCTTATGCTGTAACGATTCGGTTTCCGAAGAATTCactttggcggtggcgtcacatttgGGTGGTCCGCTGACGTAACGAGAACGAGAGGAAAGACAGCGGCCAATAggcgcgcagttttttttttttttctgaatgtgAACGCCACAAACCAACGGAAAAAGGCCGGCAGATCtcacgccatgtgggaatcgatgttatgcgaagcagtgcgcggggaacctaccaagttaacgaaacgaccatgagagcaccaagacgtaggcggctctttcatgacctacatgacacgcatgccatgacattcatgtcatattcgtcaggagtccctttagctaggcctaagagaccttaaggcgaaagccttagtcatgctcatgactatgacttcaaccatcaacctttagccttttccttcacttagtgccacattcgaacccattccattggctTTGAGCgtaaatattttttcgctgagccattgtcatttttgctcattgctcaagactatgacttctaccatcatcctttagtgtttccttcacttagtacccacgtgcgaaacCGTTTGAGCGGTTTTtaaatgttaattttttttcgctgggtcactgtcattttatgcgactgtttcatgacctacatgacacgcatgtcatgacattcatgtcatgacctatcaattatgttcgtaatatactcttgtcatactatgcaaattttggtacataccaagttaacgaaacgaccatgagagcaccaatacgtaggcggctagacagatatagatagatagatagatagatagatagatagatagatagatagatagatagatagatagatagatagatagatagatagatagatagatgtaagCCTTTTCTGCACCGCCCATCAACGCATGCACAACTTTCATTTTACCTGCCATTTCATTTTTTGGTGGCTTAGTGACtaataattaaattctggggtcttgCATGTCAAAATTacgtgattatgaggcacgccgtaatgggggactccgtatTCATTTCGACCATCTGGAGTTCAGCCTCCGGTGGTCGAATTCAATCCCAACCTTAACACTATATGAGGTCTCTCAAAAACGCCAGTGCTACTTTGAAAACGTGAAACGCATGAATCAATAACATTTATTTGGGAAGATTATGTagatttccttctcgtgatccgGGTTTCCCGTGACTACATGTACGGAAACATAAAAATGGGTCGCagcgcatatggcaggcattacggAGTCATGACCGGCAGCTTGGCGCTATCACATTGAAGAGGAAAGCACAATTACTTCATTCTACGGGTACTAAcgtatgaggcagaaacttggaggttaacaaaggagcttgAGGAGAAGTTAAGGACTGTGCAAgaagtcatgaaaaaaaaaaaaacacgttaggcgtaacattaagagatACAGAGATAGCGGTGTGGATTACACAGAAAACGGGGTATACCCGATATCCTAGTGCAGGTTAAAAAGAAAttgagttgggcaggccatgtaattcgtaggaaggataaccggtggtctgttatagttacagaatgggtaccaggGAAGGGAAGCACAGATAGAGGACAGTAgaaaattaggtggtgtgatgaaattaatTCGCAGGCATAAGATGGTGTCAGCTGGTACAAAACAAGGGTAATTGGTGATCGatgggagaggctttcgtcctgcatgtggacataaaataggcttgATTATTTAATCAAGTGGCCTGTATAAAAGAGAGACATGCGGAAGAGTTCACATCACTCACGTTGCGGTTCTCGGCAAAGGTGCGCATGACCTGCGTGATGATGGCCACAATGCAGCAGAGGACTATGGCCAGCTGGATGACGCCGGTCCAGGCCGGGTAAGAGTAGTCCAGCAGCTGGTTCCTCTGGGCGTTGACCGAGCCCGAGACAGATCGTCTGCGAGTGACGCCCACCCcgtgagacagaaaaaaaaaaagtgaccggGCGCATGCTATTCTGAACATTGTCAAATTCCGTCACATTGTAGAATTCCGGCCATCTTGTCAGTTTTTATTGGCTCACAGGGCTgcatctctgattggctcaaaacgcccaCATGGTGTAATTCGGCAGTGTTCAGAATAACATAGTTTGACACCCATCATGTTTATCTTCGTAGATAATGGTATATCTGAGATAATGGTTTACAGCCGCTCGTACACGAAGGTGAGATCCACTTGCCTGCTGCGAGGGGAGCGCAGCACGCACGTGACGGTGACGTCACGCCTTCGCCAGGCGGCGCGGCCATATGTGCGAACGGGGGGTGTTGTATACGCTTTTACTGGCTACACTCTCACAAACCACTCGCAAGTTCAACGCTTTCTAAGTTTCTATGGTTCGTGTGAACTTTTGACGCAGCCTGATGTTATTCGTATAGCACGGCTGCGACGAGGAAGTTTGTAGCAAAAGCACACGGGGTCATCGGTCTTCCGTCTGCTTTCTCACCAAGAGAGCCACGGGACAGAAGTATCGCCAGCAGACGAGCAGATAGGTTGGCGGCGTCTGCCCCGTCATGAACTGTATGTCGTCAGTCAGCCGGACAGCGCCTGCAAAACCAGGAAGGTATAAGGGGCGCGGGTTCTTGAGAACGACGCTTTCTGAAATGTGGTTTTGCTTGCGAGCGTTAAAACGTGCAATCAAACGGTAACGTGAAAACGCCCGCAACAGTGCTTGCGAGTAAAGGTATACGTTCAGACTGCGTACGCAATGTGCAGATATTCCGCAAGAAACGCTAGctcaaacgcaaaaaaaaagaaagaaaataaaatgtgggcagcttgcactagtggtgcaaggctgaaaaaaaaaacagcggaggTGGTGATTGacttatactccatctcacaagctgttgtcagcactgccgaaggtacgaggcgtacataGGCAACATCATTGCGCAGCGTTCCATTACGGCTTGACAGTGTGTTGAATTAGGCTCTCCCGTGCTTCCGAATCTCGCCGGCCAGACAGCTTGCCGACAGACAGCTGACTAGACCTGTATTACTTCAGAAAATAAAGTTGCTGTTGCAGAATGTAATTATTCGTTTGTCAGCTTTCTCGAGTCCGTGAGGTGCCCTTGCTCAGGCACAACTCTACACCCAACAGTGCGCATATCCTTTTCAACTCATCACGCGCGTCTGGTTGATGGCGGCATATTCGCGGCCACTGTCACCTGGTCGTTTTATAGAGTACCCAATGTTAACCGCCCTTCCGGTCGATTTGTCCTACAGCTCTTTATTTTGTAAAGATTGATGCCCGTGTGCCAGGTAAACGATGCTTAGAAAAATCTTACCGGAAAATTTTAGGAGCACGAAAGCtatagcaaaaaaaatgtttcctcGAAGCTTCGCAAGTTACCTCGACTGGATCGAATGTACGCTGGTGCGGCACACAGCATGGCCCACGGAGACACCTGTGATTGTCGTCACCTAAGTAATACCTTAACAGAGTTCAAGGCTAGACATACAATAATAATACGTTGCACTACGTATCGAAAGACTTCCCTCGCCTCCTATTCCGATCTGCCACAGCTGTGGCGCAGCGCCTCTAAGTCCTTCGCTGATCGATATTGCGGCTATATCGAAGCTAAAAGCTTAGTATAACGGCACGCTAAGAAGTTTCCCAATCGCAAAAGCTTTAGACCTCTCGGGAAAACGCGAAAACTTTCCACTCGTCGTCAACAGCACGTTCACTGTGGACCCTCTATAGCGATCCCACATACCAGCATGACGCCGGACAAATACGATAGACGGCGCTGTGGTTTGCAACTCGGTTGCGCGACAGCACTTGCACGCCTTGAGGTCAATACCATGGAATAATCGTATccaaaaaaaagcaaataaacaTGTTAAGCATGTTGTTATAGAAAGCGGGGAATGTcagaaagagcaaaagaaaggtaTTCGTTGTAAAAAGCGAGGAACCCTCGATGATAACTGCAAGAATATGTGGCAGGGGCCCTTTTGTGTTACCCTAACACCTCGCCCCATCGCCGCCAACTGACTTCATCCGTTTCAAGTAGCCTATACGACATATTCATCATCAACTACGTCATCAACTAATCAGCATTTTCGAACGCCGTTGATATGCCCGCCCCACATGTAATGGTGGACGTTTGAGAAATAAAcaagtaaacaaaaataaaataaatattcaaGAATTGCGGCCAAAGCTCTGTCCTCCTTGTTCAATGTCTGACCTGTGCGCTTCTCATAGTCAAGTTGATCTCTACTACATGCACACCCGCTAATCCCACACTTAACTTTGGTATACGATTAAAATCGGTCACTAAATTTCGACTGGCTTACCGTATCCGTTGACTAGCAGAAGGACTTCGGCCAACGCGAtccacggcaccaggtccaggTAGGTGACGGAATCGATCAGGTTGAGAACGTACAGGCCTCCCTACGGAGGAACGAAGGTCGGTCAAGAGTCCTCAGCATCGCGGACACAGGCACAACTAACAACTATGGCCCCCTTTAGCGTGGTTCGTAGCGTGGATACATCGCGCCACCTTTTTTCGACTTGTCATCCAGCACTGTTTACAGCCGCTCGTTTCCCGAAGTGGGAGAGGTCGTCCCAGAACATAGATACGTGGTCTGTTCCATACTGGGATTTCCAGTGTATAGACTTTCAGGCATCCGGATTCAACAGCCCACCATTTGTGACTGACGGGGCtataataggctgatgatgacgtcGCCAATGCGGCTTATCGTTACAAGCAATATATGGTTATATGCGGTATCGTTATAAGTACATTGCACCACACATTGATCAATGCGCAGAATATATGAATGGGCACGCCCCGTTGTTTCACTTACGCCTGTGGCCGTGGGTAGGGACAGAATAAACATGACGGTGCATGTGGCCAGGGTGCACCGCAATCGGTGCGGCTTGAGCCACGGGTAGATGTCCATGAAGGTCGACACTCCGATCTCCACGAACGCCGCCTGGTGGAGAACCAACCCGGCACGCGTCATGGACGAGCCATCGCGTCGAACGAAGCAATAAGCTTGGTAACTATTAAACCTAATAGTCTCGGTGCTCTTAGGATCGCAGGCAGACGTGCATTTTCCGAATGCAGCTTAGAAAGGCAGTCTTGTGGTTCCAGGTAGCATCTGTGGATATGTTCAACACTATAGTGTCGACTATATTTAGTTACCTTAACGACAACTTTGCTTTTCAGAGTCTTAGCGACTTTTTTCAGTGGCGTAAATATATAGCCAGTGAATTGCGCAGGTAAAATTCCTCAAGGGGCTTGGGGTAAGTTATGTATCTCGCccacattttaacgcgacagcgttaagggacccgtgtcgcagaaaatgcggcgtcggcgtcggtttcgccgtcggcgtccgcggccaataaaataatcccgaaccaccccgaccctccgtgtggcgcaaggcgttagtgaacaaaaattgaatttctcaaagtaacaaCCGCCagaaaatggcaaagtacgacttaaccaaaaCCTACAGACAGGATATAGCGTCGGATTGtgatttcaatgtacgagaaagcataatttcgttacgagaaaactcaaacacaaacccctcttccagcatttctaccacaaaACAGCGGCACGCCTGGGTAGATTACTTacaaaacaccatccagatggcgctcacgtcctcggcaggtcaaactggaacttagcctgcctaatgcgttttggacacgcgcgcgcctcggggcaacagcaaacaaataataaagtaataaaaaaaggttctgtggccttcacattttgatataagacggcttatattgcccctggaaaaatgtcttcccagcaatgcatttggaTTTAAAATTGAAGTCGACTTTAACGGGATCGGCGTAAGcgtggtctttgtaagctggctttaccacgttgtgtgttgcagtgaagcctactcaaagaaaaatgcgatgcaaacggggcccgataacgctatcgcgttccactcataaaggcgaagcttaagcggccTCCAATTTTTATCTCAAGGGGATTATATACTCTTTCATTTGTTGCTGCTTCAAAAGAGATACGAAAGAACGTATCAGTGAGCCATATCTCCGTGCATCAAAGCTGCTTTTTATGCCTGAGACCGATGTGCGACTCTCGACAGTGTAAAATTCCGGCATattggcgttttgagccaatcagacaAGCCGTAGCAGCCCTGTGGGACAATCAGAGTTGACAAGATGGTGATCAAACGCGACAATATAGCGGAATTCTACAGTGTACAATAAAGCACCCTCGTTAATAAATCCGAGTCTTTAGACATTCCCACCGCTGACTCGCCAACGCAGGACGTAAGTTAAATCTAAAGTTTCAAAAATTAATAAGGAAGACGTCTAACGTTattcaaaacaaaaacaaagaaattccGGAAAAGATCATCGTCATTATCTCTTAGTGATTTGTCGGTACAAAATGGAGTATTTTGAGGAGTATCATTGTCCAAAAACTAGTTATCCACACTGGTTCGAGACCAAGTGAGAGGTCGGTGTCATCTGTGGCAATTgcaaaacggaaaaaaaaaatacgacattTACTCGAATTGGAACTGTCACGGTTGATTGTACCACTATGATATCAAATAATTGATGTTCCAGAGAAGCGCATTTACATTTAATCAGAAGAAAAGacacaggtacaccatccacaaAATAGGTATTGACAAAAAATACACCGCACAAGCAcgccgtacagatggttaaccagcgaagctgaaacgtggggCCTCGGTGTTTAGCAGTTGgctaatcccgacgctgtattgaagcgtttctcaagtATTGGTTACATGTTTCTGTTTCttgtggaacgcaagcgccaatggcgggcggatgctgctaaccacgacgccgagctaactcgagatatcgaacgcatgcgacaacggcgagccgaggaggagacgttgcgggcagagcagcgtcaacgtggcaatggcgggaacgcgttcgccggggtaCAGTTACTGttgtacagtgtactagaagacattgtagtgggctcagaggagggctattctgcaagagtccacctatagtggactgtccacttcggctgtcaccattggctgttgcttgacgtgcaggaaggtgccagccagtctccttcttgcacgtgaagcagcagccaatcatcgacagccgaaatggacagtccactaagtagactcttacagaatacctccccagatctcgtcgaaaacctccgagccgcccccagaggccccggcaacagtcaccaacgccacgcacgttcggtgcggatgcgggcaaaacgccgacggcgtcgacaacagttctgcgcgctgctggtgctgctgtccaagtttatacagctgataaaactactatccttactccggatagctctctactaatttgctatcgcaattgatgcttcgcctttcgggcgaaactgcgaaatttttttcttACAATCATTACGCTTCCGCAGGACGTTTAATTTGCATATGTCACTGCCACAGCCTAATCGTATGCAAAGGGTTGACCTGTTACCTCTGTCATGCCCTTTGCTCTAACCGCATCGGGTTTGATTGTTAAACTGCCATGTTACACTACGCTGCTGCAGGAACGTAAACTTACTAAGCACTCGCATAGGCTCGGATGCCAATTTTCTCAGTAATTATGGATATGCAATCTCAATTGGTTTGTCCACGGCACTCGTGCACGCTCGCTTTTACAAGACCACTTCCTTACAATACAAAGTATAAGATTAAATTGGCCGAAACAAACAAGCATTTTTCAGGGCATGTATAAACACTTCATTTACAGTAACAAACACGACATATTGGTCAGGCGCATCTTGCAGAAATGTAGCAGAACAGCATGCAGAAGGTAATCAGCATCCCAAACGAcaactcacccccccccctcaccctttGTTGCATATTTAGCCTAGGTCTCATCTTTCGGAGTTTGTCTGCTTGTTGCCTCGCTTCTCTGCATTAACTCCTTTCACGAAGTGCGGCCGAGTACTATAGGTAGAAACTGACCACCTTCGTTGTTAGTTCAGCCGCGTGTTCGCTGCAACCATGCAGGCTCGGGAGATTCGTGGGGATGGCGCCTTCCTATAGCAAGGGTCTTCCGCGATTTCCTTCCCATCGATTACATGCACATAGTCTCTAATTATACGGGCTGTCCCAACTaacatgcaccaagatttaaaaatatacaaatgccacgtagctggacagaacctaggtaacgtttgccgtcgcttggagatactcagatttttttttgcataccgcctaattagacaattagtcttaattaattaatgaacttctcaaatgttataattagataaaaagtgtaaATCGGAAAATAATTGAGCAACTAGAAAAACTCCCAGTGCAGTTCTGTTGAtgaatacatgctacataaaagtttttccgagtgcgagagaagcccgcgaatacgcccaacttggcgcgcgactggccgctcgaggcactttgcctgtattcgcaggcttctttcacgctcagaaaaaaaaaaacacttttgtgtagcatgtattgagcaatagaaagctttatcgggagttcaTGTTGCTCTGCAGTTTTCTGGCACATCTAATCTAAtaataatattttagaagtttcCTAATTAATTAAGaccaattatgtaattagacagaatgcaagaaataatctgagtatctccaggcgacggcgaacagcattaccttggttctgttcagctacgtggtatttgctcATCTTTAAATCTTAGTGAATGATagttgggataccctgtatacCGCTGCTCGAAACGTAGCTGGCAGACCGCGCACGTTTCATCCAATATTTTATCTGCACGGTGAAATTTCCATCACAGCTGCTTTCCTCGTTCTTCGTCTCGCGGAACATTGAATAAGGATGCCTTCGGTGCGCCTTTCAGGCGGCTGTACCCCGTATACGGCACTCGAGCGCGAAACAATAGTTGTGGCGACGGTTAGGCATTTTCGCCAACCCGGGACACACGTCTGTAACGTGGGCGACACGCAGAGACAGGCACTACATGGAAATGAACACGGCAGCAAGCAACGAAGTCGCAGCCAACCGGCCGCCACTGCCGCATAGAATAAATAACCACCCGCGCGCGAGACAGCGAAACGGGCGGGCTGACTGAAGATCGTTCAGGAggaagctgctgcagcgcctctagcgggcgCATTGGCAGGCGACAGCGGCCGCTCCAGTGGAAAGCATAGGGAGGATGGGCGAGTGAGCCCACTAGACAGCCTTCTAGAACACTGtagccggggccaacgcccgctttcggcgggagtttctcgagcggcactttggcttcggccgcgacgaaacgtccacgttgaaatcgcgaagtggaattcaagcgccaatggtgggcggacgctgctaaccacgacgccgagctgaCTCGGGATATCTAACGCATGCGACgacagcgagccgaggagccggcgttgcgggcagagcaggtacgacgcagagaacgacgtcactaacggcgcttccaatggcgcgcgcacttgggtgtgacgtagagaacgacgtaactgacggcgcagccaaatGAAGaggtttagagaaacatgggacgaacggtttttcgtttcgccaagccatatacagctttcgctctaaaaattcagtgccattccactctgtgaaggtggatgaccagcgaagatGTGTATGTCGTGATTGACCGTTGCTTCgctgaaacgttccaagtttgcgggatagGGGCCACATGCACGGTTCGCATTTTCTGCCTCGCGGTCCTGGCACGCATCACGCTTACGCTTCGTGTTCGCGGCCCGCTCATCGGCGGTGGtatccttccgccgccgccgcgcccatgcCCTTTTCTCCGCGAAACCCCGGAGATTTCAGTGGGCGCGCGTACTAGCGCTGACGCGCTCACGTGGCCGCAAGGGTGAGCTACATAACGTAACGAAGAAGCAAACATAAGTTCCTGCGAAAAGCGCGGTGTGGCGCGCTTGTTTTTTTACGATCCCCAAGTTTAAAAAcaccgccatcccgacgtttcCATACGAcaccacaaggtggcgcgacgcgtctgacattgttttacgatcccgaagtttaaaaaccaATTCCCGAAGTCTTCATatgacgccacaaggtggcgagACACGTCTATTTCCGGTCTGTTGccggacgcaatctcctggaacctagcctataacagcgtctgaaattgttttacgatcccgaagtttacaAACGCCAACATCctgacgttttcatacgacgccacaaggtggcgcgacgcatctgaaattgttgatctatctacttccgttgccggacgcgatctcatggaacctagcctataacagcttagcCGTAGAATACCGAATACCGAATATAAGAGTCCGAAAATATAAGACTGCGAAAATTGTTCTTTAGCCGAAAAGGCTTGCCTCCGTGGGTTGCATAGCGTGCCCTACTACGTAACGTTTCGTTTTATGATAGCTATGGCAGCCGGGATAAAGATTATcgcaatttttgtttgttttgtttgatCGCGCAAAGTCGACGATGTGAAGCATCGAAAAACTCGAATTTTCGAATAGCGACTGCAATCGAATCCAAATATAAAAAACTGGATAAACTTAATTAATCTCTATATTGAACACCCGAAACTTATTGACCGACACTCATGTATAATAAAGCACTCGTAACGAACTGAACATTAGTTCTATTGAACTCGAGGCGTCCTCTGCCAACACTAAGCCATAAAGGGAAATTGTAGACTGGCGAAGGTTCACACATTC is a window of Dermacentor silvarum isolate Dsil-2018 chromosome 4, BIME_Dsil_1.4, whole genome shotgun sequence DNA encoding:
- the LOC125945207 gene encoding uncharacterized protein LOC125945207, which encodes MFRIACARSLFFFLSHGVGVTRRRSVSGSVNAQRNQLLDYSYPAWTGVIQLAIVLCCIVAIITQVMRTFAENRNDIYAAMEPEVGYGPSDPENFARYQEVLPGRNVVPLTIINSRAGRRSLGRASLCVNQNGSGAAAAPSVSR